From Demequina capsici:
CACGCCGGCGACGGATGCTGCGATCAGGACGATCCCGATCAGCAGCCGTGGATCTCGCCAGCTCGGAGGAGCAAGACGCCCTCGAGCGGGGCGTGCCGATGCGCTCATGCGCACCCCCTTTCGTCACAGGTGCCCATCCTGCCGGGGAGCGCCGACCGCCGAGACGCGTTGTGGACAAAGGCTCACGAACCGGTCAGATCTGGGTGACAATGGAGCCATGCCCCAGAGATTCCTGACCCTCGCTGAGGTGCAGGAGATACTCAGCATCTCCTCCCCACAGGCGTACGCGCTGGTCCGCACGGGCGAGCTGCCCGCGATCCAGGTGGGCGGGCGCGGCCAGTGGCGGGTCGAGGCGACGGAGCTCGAGGCCTACATCGCACGGCAGTACGAGGCCACCCGCGCACGGATCGCCTCAGAGCAGCCCTGACAGGGCCCGCGAGCTCCGACCAGGGGCCCGACGCCCCTCAACCGACCGCAGAGCCGACCTCCAGGATCGCCGCGAAGGGCACGACCGCCGGGAGCTCGCCTGAGGCACGCTCGGCCACCTCCACATGGTCGGCTCCGACGACGCCCAGCACGCCCGTCATGGTGATCCCGTCGGTGCGCACCGACACGCGCGCCCTGTCCCGCGCGAGAGCTCGCAGGGCCGCCCCCAACGAGAGCCGCCGCTCCACCTCGGGCATCGGCGCCGCGCGACGCGGCAGTCCATGGATCGCGACGATCCCCTGCGCGGGGATCAGGCGTTGGCGAGGCGGGTCGTGCAGGAGGAGCCATTGACCCGCGCCGTCCACGAGATCTCCGCTCACGCGGCTGCCGTCGCGCAGCGTGACCGCGACGTGCGACCCGCGGTTGGCCATCAGCCGCGCGGAGAGTCCGACCCCGGCGTGCTCGCCACGGGTCCGGTCCGCGACCTCGCTCTCGAAGATCCGAGACTCGTGCGCGGCCATCGCGCCCTCAAGGTCCGCGAACAGCAGTCTCCAACGCATGCCCACACACTAGCGACACCGCGTGTCACATAGTAGAAATGGGATCGAGTCCGAACCGTGATCTTCGCAAACTGGACATATCGCCCGCTCCGGGATATATCTAGTGACCGCAAACGTCATCAAACGACATGAACCGGGGGCGGCATGACGTACAGGCAAGGAAGCCTGCGAGAAGCAGGTGCAGCACAGCACACATCGGACGAGCAGCACGCTCCGACACCACGGCGGCAAGGCGCCGCGGCCGCACTGATGGCGGTCAT
This genomic window contains:
- a CDS encoding helix-turn-helix domain-containing protein: MPQRFLTLAEVQEILSISSPQAYALVRTGELPAIQVGGRGQWRVEATELEAYIARQYEATRARIASEQP